In Primulina eburnea isolate SZY01 chromosome 3, ASM2296580v1, whole genome shotgun sequence, one DNA window encodes the following:
- the LOC140825350 gene encoding tubulin beta-5 chain, with protein MNYTGTMREILHVQGGQCGNQIGSKFWEVVCDEHGIDPTGRYVGTSDVQLERVNVYYNEASCGRFVPRAVLMDLEPGTMDSVRTGPYGQIFRPDNFVFGQSGAGNNWAKGHYTEGAELIDSVLDVVRKEAENCDCLQGFQVCHSLGGGTGSGMGTLLISKIREEYPDRMMLTFSVFPSPKVSDTVVEPYNATLSVHQLVENADECMVLDNEALYDICFRTLKLTTPSFGDLNHLISATMSGVTCCLRFPGQLNSDLRKLAVNLIPFPRLHFFMVGFAPLTSRGSQQYRALTVPELTQQMWDSKNMMCAADPRHGRYLTASAMFRGKMSTKEVDEQMINIQNKNSSYFVEWIPNNVKSSVCDIPPKGLSMASTFIGNSTSIQEMFRRVSEQFTAMFRRKAFLHWYTGEGMDEMEFTEAESNMNDLVSEYQQYQDATADDEEDYVDEEEEEEAHM; from the exons ATGAATTATACAGGAACAATGAGAGAAATCCTGCACGTCCAGGGAGGCCAATGCGGCAACCAGATTGGTTCAAAGTTCTGGGAGGTTGTCTGTGATGAGCATGGCATAGATCCAACTGGACGATATGTTGGAACATCCGATGTGCAATTGGAGCGTGTCAATGTTTACTATAATGAGGCGTCTTGTGGGAGGTTTGTGCCTCGTGCCGTGCTCATGGATCTCGAGCCTGGGACCATGGACAGTGTCCGTACTGGTCCATACGGCCAGATCTTCCGTCCTGATAACTTTGTGTTCGGCCAATCGGGTGCTGGAAACAACTGGGCCAAAGGGCATTACACTGAGGGTGCTGAGCTGATTGACTCAGTTCTTGATGTTGTGAGGAAGGAAGCTGAGAACTGTGACTGCCTTCAAG GTTTCCAAGTGTGTCACTCACTTGGTGGAGGAACTGGTTCGGGAATGGGTACCTTGTTGATCTCAAAGATCAGGGAAGAATACCCTGATAGGATGATGTTGACATTCTCAGTGTTCCCTTCACCAAAGGTTTCAGATACGGTGGTTGAGCCCTATAACGCCACTCTTTCGGTGCATCAACTTGTTGAAAATGCAGATGAATGCATGGTGCTTGACAATGAAGCTTTATATGATATTTGTTTTAGGACACTCAAACTTACCACTCCTAGCT TCGGTGATCTTAACCACTTAATATCTGCAACTATGAGTGGTGTTACCTGCTGCCTTCGATTCCCTGGTCAACTCAACTCTGATCTAAGAAAACTAGCGGTCAACCTGATTCCGTTTCCACGGCTGCACTTCTTCATGGTGGGGTTTGCTCCTCTAACCTCTCGTGGTTCCCAGCAATACCGTGCACTTACTGTTCCAGAGCTAACTCAACAAATGTGGGATTCCAAGAACATGATGTGTGCTGCTGACCCACGCCATGGACGATACCTCACCGCCTCAGCCATGTTCCGTGGAAAAATGAGCACCAAGGAAGTAGATGAACAAATGATAAACATTCAAAACAAGAACTCTTCCTACTTTGTCGAGTGGATTCCGAACAATGTGAAATCAAGTGTTTGTGACATCCCACCGAAAGGACTTTCAATGGCATCCACCTTCATTGGCAACTCAACCTCAATTCAGGAGATGTTCAGACGAGTGAGCGAGCAGTTCACTGCTATGTTCAGGAGGAAAGCTTTCTTGCATTGGTATACTGGTGAAGGAATGGACGAGATGGAGTTCACCGAGGCTGAGAGCAACATGAACGACCTTGTTTCAGAGTACCAGCAGTACCAGGATGCTACAGCCGATGATGAAGAGGATTATGTGGACGAGGAAGAGGAGGAAGAGGCACACATGTGA
- the LOC140825351 gene encoding probable mediator of RNA polymerase II transcription subunit 26b isoform X2 — MANSSVILDKWREYFRRANCDIFSIIEQAIMVAASDCPYDFKLNRDRIAEMLFTCKVTKCFGCDKIELAVPNVKGAENSGDKRKSVTEAGGSKESKVNSCVDHREIIEMNANQVSNYSYGEAEALNDEIDDESQLYEEVMRMKEILENNEEESDVLLFDSLRRLQLLPLSVEILKATEVGKCVNALRKHRSKEIRNLARTLVGDWTVMVDAWFSSTEAIAEVATESVKTSVVEEEEEGLPSPPLDEGAFFATPSSMELSQFFDGMDDDGNPRNSEAFNKNRENGRRPRLEKPGIPMSKLPNLDDSRAAAKGTKDEKTRNQEPKLIKQPNRPRSTESGLGRTKSDKDEIQKKPMQPQQKMKLSDNEDSVQMKLEATKRKLHEGYQAAENAKKQRTIQLMEIHELPKQNLAQRSQNTRPGSHNRQHWANGRR, encoded by the exons ATGGCCAACAGTTCGGTGATTCTTGATAAGTGGAGGGAGTATTTCAGGAGGGCTAATTGTGATATCTTTAGTATAATCGAGCAAGCAATCATGGTTGCCGCCTCTGATTGCCCCTACGACTTCAAATTAAACAGGGATCGAATTGCTGAGATGCTATTCACATGTAAAGTTACCAAATGTTTTGGTTGCGATAAAATTGAATTGGCTGTGCCAAATGTAAAGGGTGCTGAAAACAGTGGGGATAAGCGTAAAAGTGTGACTGAGGCTGGAGGGAGTAAAGAAAGCAAGGTAAATAGCTGCGTAGATCACAGGGAGATAATAGAGATGAATGCGAATCAAGTTAGTAATTACAGCTACGGAGAAGCTGAAGCTTTgaatgatgagattgatgatgagTCTCAGTTATATGAGGAGGTCATGAGGATGAAGGAAATTCTTGAGAACAATGAAGAAGAG TCTGATGTGTTATTGTTTGATTCCCTGAGGAGGCTTCAGCTTCTGCCTTTGTCTGTGGAGATTCTTAAG GCTACCGAGGTTGGAAAATGTGTTAATGCTCTACGGAAGCATAGATCTAAGGAAATTCGGAATCTGGCTAGGACTTTAGTTGG GGATTGGACGGTTATGGTTGATGCCTGGTTTAGTTCTACAGAAGCCATTGCAG AAGTAGCGACTGAGTCTGTGAAAACTTCTGTCGTCGAAGAAGAGGAGGAAGGGCTTCCATCTCCTCCACTAGATGAAGGAGCTTTCTTTGCCACTCCTTCTTCGATGGAGCTTTCACAG TTCTTTGATGGCATGGATGATGATGGAA ATCCAAGAAACAGTGAGGCATTCAACAAAAACAGAGAGAATGGCAGAAGACCAAGACTTGAGAAGCCTGGAATTCCCATGTCTAAGCTTCCTAATCTTGATGATTCAAGGGCTGCTGCAAAAGGCACAAAGGATGAAAAAACGAGAAATCAAGAACCTAAGTTGATTAAACAACCAAACAGGCCTCGCAGTACCGAATCGGGACTTGGCAGAACAAAATCAGACAAAGACGAGATCCAAAAGAAACCAATGCAACCTCAACAAAAGATG AAGTTGAGTGACAATGAGGACTCAGTTCAGATGAAACTGGAGGCCACAAAGCGGAAACTTCATGAGGGTTATCAAGCGGCAGAAAATG CCAAGAAACAGAGAACAATACAACTCATGGAGATACACGAGCTCCCAAAGCAGAATCTTGCACAGAGGAGTCAGAACACCAGACCTGGTAGCCACAACAGGCAACATTGGGCAAACGGGCGGCGATGA
- the LOC140825353 gene encoding mitotic-spindle organizing protein 1B-like isoform X3, whose product MRCSVNHKMDPEAARTARESLDLVFHMSNILETGLDRHTLSILIALCEMGLNPESLAAVLKEHHSESLAPSSSTSSP is encoded by the exons ATGAGATGTAGTGTCAATCAT AAAATGGACCCAGAAGCTGCACGAACTGCACGAGAGTCGCTGGACTTGGTGTTCCACATGTCGAACATTCTTGAAACTGGGCTCGATCGCCATACTCTATCAATTTTGATAGCGCTTTGTGAGATGGGTCTCAACCCGGAGTCACTCGCTGCTGTACTCAAGGAGCATCACAGTGAATCACTAGCTCCCTCTTCCTCTACATCATCTCCTTAA
- the LOC140825351 gene encoding probable mediator of RNA polymerase II transcription subunit 26b isoform X1 yields MANSSVILDKWREYFRRANCDIFSIIEQAIMVAASDCPYDFKLNRDRIAEMLFTCKVTKCFGCDKIELAVPNVKGAENSGDKRKSVTEAGGSKESKVNSCVDHREIIEMNANQVSNYSYGEAEALNDEIDDESQLYEEVMRMKEILENNEEESDVLLFDSLRRLQLLPLSVEILKATEVGKCVNALRKHRSKEIRNLARTLVGDWTVMVDAWFSSTEAIAGAEVATESVKTSVVEEEEEGLPSPPLDEGAFFATPSSMELSQFFDGMDDDGNPRNSEAFNKNRENGRRPRLEKPGIPMSKLPNLDDSRAAAKGTKDEKTRNQEPKLIKQPNRPRSTESGLGRTKSDKDEIQKKPMQPQQKMKLSDNEDSVQMKLEATKRKLHEGYQAAENAKKQRTIQLMEIHELPKQNLAQRSQNTRPGSHNRQHWANGRR; encoded by the exons ATGGCCAACAGTTCGGTGATTCTTGATAAGTGGAGGGAGTATTTCAGGAGGGCTAATTGTGATATCTTTAGTATAATCGAGCAAGCAATCATGGTTGCCGCCTCTGATTGCCCCTACGACTTCAAATTAAACAGGGATCGAATTGCTGAGATGCTATTCACATGTAAAGTTACCAAATGTTTTGGTTGCGATAAAATTGAATTGGCTGTGCCAAATGTAAAGGGTGCTGAAAACAGTGGGGATAAGCGTAAAAGTGTGACTGAGGCTGGAGGGAGTAAAGAAAGCAAGGTAAATAGCTGCGTAGATCACAGGGAGATAATAGAGATGAATGCGAATCAAGTTAGTAATTACAGCTACGGAGAAGCTGAAGCTTTgaatgatgagattgatgatgagTCTCAGTTATATGAGGAGGTCATGAGGATGAAGGAAATTCTTGAGAACAATGAAGAAGAG TCTGATGTGTTATTGTTTGATTCCCTGAGGAGGCTTCAGCTTCTGCCTTTGTCTGTGGAGATTCTTAAG GCTACCGAGGTTGGAAAATGTGTTAATGCTCTACGGAAGCATAGATCTAAGGAAATTCGGAATCTGGCTAGGACTTTAGTTGG GGATTGGACGGTTATGGTTGATGCCTGGTTTAGTTCTACAGAAGCCATTGCAG GTGCAGAAGTAGCGACTGAGTCTGTGAAAACTTCTGTCGTCGAAGAAGAGGAGGAAGGGCTTCCATCTCCTCCACTAGATGAAGGAGCTTTCTTTGCCACTCCTTCTTCGATGGAGCTTTCACAG TTCTTTGATGGCATGGATGATGATGGAA ATCCAAGAAACAGTGAGGCATTCAACAAAAACAGAGAGAATGGCAGAAGACCAAGACTTGAGAAGCCTGGAATTCCCATGTCTAAGCTTCCTAATCTTGATGATTCAAGGGCTGCTGCAAAAGGCACAAAGGATGAAAAAACGAGAAATCAAGAACCTAAGTTGATTAAACAACCAAACAGGCCTCGCAGTACCGAATCGGGACTTGGCAGAACAAAATCAGACAAAGACGAGATCCAAAAGAAACCAATGCAACCTCAACAAAAGATG AAGTTGAGTGACAATGAGGACTCAGTTCAGATGAAACTGGAGGCCACAAAGCGGAAACTTCATGAGGGTTATCAAGCGGCAGAAAATG CCAAGAAACAGAGAACAATACAACTCATGGAGATACACGAGCTCCCAAAGCAGAATCTTGCACAGAGGAGTCAGAACACCAGACCTGGTAGCCACAACAGGCAACATTGGGCAAACGGGCGGCGATGA
- the LOC140825356 gene encoding uncharacterized protein, which translates to MYQQKILETDNLDQMNFVVRPRPSKLHSNDANESEHKRYPVRTVEERKEEYDRARARIFSSNSASPESEDAFFQATDVERNLNVDDNEVLRNLCVQGDNSREFSMVAIFRDREKGQIEPDYDRSYERIELEIFLSNASFSNKIPGFDANA; encoded by the exons ATGTACCAACAAAAGATTCTAGAAACCGACAATCTTGATCAAATGAATTTTGTCGTTAGACCAAGACCTTCTAAGCTTCACTCAAATGATGCCAATGAATCGGAACATAAACGTTATCCAGTAAGAACTGTAGAAGAGAGGAAGGAAGAGTATGACAGAGCACGAGCTCGTATCTTCAGTAGTAATTCAGCTAGTCCCGAGTCAGAAGATGCATTTTTCCAAGCTACTGATGTTGAGAGGAacttaaatgttgatgacaatgAAGTCTTGAGGAACTTGTGTGTGCAGGGGGACAATAGCAGGGAATTCAGTATGGTAGCTATTTTTAGGGACAGAGAGAAGGGTCAGATTGAGCCTGATTATGATCGCAGTTATGAAAG GATTGAGCTGGAAATTTTTCTCTCCAATGCATCATTCAGTAACAAAATTCCTGGTTTTGATGCCAATGCTTGA
- the LOC140825353 gene encoding mitotic-spindle organizing protein 1B-like isoform X4: MDPEAARTARESLDLVFHMSNILETGLDRHTLSILIALCEMGLNPESLAAVLKEHHSESLAPSSSTSSP; the protein is encoded by the coding sequence ATGGACCCAGAAGCTGCACGAACTGCACGAGAGTCGCTGGACTTGGTGTTCCACATGTCGAACATTCTTGAAACTGGGCTCGATCGCCATACTCTATCAATTTTGATAGCGCTTTGTGAGATGGGTCTCAACCCGGAGTCACTCGCTGCTGTACTCAAGGAGCATCACAGTGAATCACTAGCTCCCTCTTCCTCTACATCATCTCCTTAA
- the LOC140825349 gene encoding bZIP transcription factor 17, with product MPDPTVVVDPPPRLDDDFSSGLAMPPLDDAFFSQQFMEGNGSGDNQDDLDFDFSFDDLCLPSSDLDELLSDPVYNTTQLENEHLFDKVDGGSGLNLDQYHGALKSDCPNLRHLPAGSDKSSNGSGVLDSGSPGLESNQISGYFNLVSPESNGSNPGSSGSSGGEAKGMNCPSPESQGSGNCGSNVSDNSKFFARSVNSMPNANISFISSDNVDQKIKLGGPPSDNVYSSMLKRKKESDDLAVCDVDNNLESRINKFKKSECNVETNHNSCSISDLNEDDDKKKARLMRNRESAQLSRQRKKQYVEELEDKVRAMHSTIHDLNAKISFFMTENITLRQQMSAGGSNGAVPLPQMAPPQPGMFPPPGMMYPWMPSAPHYMMRAHGSQVPLVPIPRLKSRQPANMVKASKKVEAKKSEGAKIKNVAGVSFLGLLFFIILFRNLVPMIDMKYGAVREAFSGDDSYVGGGYYENHHGRLLMANGSEHVVKYGGERVSSCNSGGAHCGRKGHGSGGEPSTDEIVHMGNGSEPLVASLYVPRNDKLVKIDGNLIIHSVLASEKAMISQGQVGGENGLAVRGDLAPAIPVPGMGRNGARLPHLRALGSGSADEDALKSKANDGRLQQWFREGLSGPMLSSGMCTEVFQFDVSSASNSGAIIPATASRNISEQQKMKSTQLSKGRNRRILHGLPIPLPGSSHNISEEQAGRQSQNKNLNLNNSASSVVVSVLVDPREASDTDVDGVMGTKALSRIFVVVLIDSVKYVTYSCMLPFKGAAPHLVTT from the exons ATGCCTGATCCAACGGTGGTCGTCGACCCGCCTCCGCGACTCGACGACGATTTCAGTTCCGGCCTTGCGATGCCGCCCCTCGACGACGCCTTCTTTTCCCAACAGTTTATGGAGGGTAACGGTTCTGGCGACAATCAAGACGACCTTGATTTCGATTTCTCATTCGACGATCTATGCCTCCCTTCTTCCGATCTCGACGAATTACTCTCCGATCCGGTCTACAACACCACACAATTAGAAAACGAGCATTTGTTTGATAAAGTCGATGGCGGATCAGGTCttaatttggatcaatatcaCGGGGCTTTGAAATCAGATTGTCCAAACTTGCGTCATCTTCCCgcaggcagcgataagagctcCAATGGGTCCGGGGTTCTGGATTCGGGTTCTCCTGGTCTAGAATCCAATCAGATCTCTGGTTATTTCAATTTGGTGTCGCCTGAATCAAATGGATCAAATCCAGGGAGCTCTGGAAGTTCCGGCGGTGAAGCCAAGGGAATGAATTGCCCTTCCCCTGAATCTCAGGGTTCTGGGAATTGTGGTTCCAATGTATCTGATAACTCAAAATTTTTTGCCAGATCGGTAAATTCTATGCCAAATGCTAACATCAGTTTTATTAGTTCTGATAATGTCGATCAAAAGATTAAACTCGGGGGGCCTCCTAGTGATAATGTCTATAGTTCCATGTTAAAGAGGAAAAAAGAGAGCGATGATTTAGCAGTTTGTGATGTGGATAATAATTTAGAGTCCAGGATTAACAAGTTTAAGAAATCCGAGTGTAATGTTGAGACTAACCATAATAGCTGTAGCATCAGTGATTTGAATGAAGATGACGATAAGAAGAAGGCTAGGTTGATGAGGAACAGGGAGAGCGCACAATTATCAAGACAGAGGAAGAAGCAATACGTCGAGGAGTTGGAGGATAAAGTGAGGGCAATGCATTCGACAATACATGACTTGAATGCAAAGATTTCATTCTTTATGACTGAAAACATTACTCTACGGCAACAAATGAGCGCTGGTGGGAGTAACGGCGCAGTCCCACTTCCTCAAATGGCACCTCCTCAACCTGGGATGTTTCCACCCCCTGGTATGATGTATCCATGGATGCCATCTGCTCCCCATTACATGATGAGGGCACATGGATCTCAAGTGCCACTGGTTCCAATCCCTAGGTTGAAATCACGACAGCCAGCCAATATGGTAAAGGCCAGTAAAAAGGTAGAAGCTAAGAAGAGTGAGGGGGCAAAGATTAAGAACGTTGCAGGTGTTAGCTTTCTCGGTTTGctgttttttattatattatttagaaATTTGGTTCCGATGATTGATATGAAATATGGAGCTGTTAGGGAGGCATTTTCTGGTGATGACAGTTATGTTGGAGGTGGATATTATGAGAATCACCATGGGAGGCTGTTGATGGCGAATGGGAGTGAGCATGTTGTGAAGTATGGTGGTGAAAGAGTATCTAGTTGTAATAGTGGTGGTGCACATTGTGGTCGAAAAGGTCATGGAAGTGGAGGGGAGCCAAGTACCGACGAGATTGTTCATATGGGAAATGGGAGTGAACCCCTTGTTGCATCATTGTATGTTCCTAGGAATGATAAGCTTGTTAAGATAGATGGAAATTTGATAATCCATTCAGTGCTGGCGAGTGAGAAAGCCATGATATCGCAGGGTCAGGTAGGTGGTGAAAATGGTTTAGCAGTTCGTGGAGATTTGGCTCCTGCAATTCCTGTCCCTGGTATGGGAAGGAACGGTGCTCGGCTTCCCCACCTAAGGGCACTGGGTTCTGGTTCAGCAGACGAAGATGCTTTGAAGTCAAAGGCCAATGATGGCAGGCTTCAGCAATGGTTCCGTGAAGGCCTTTCtg GTCCGATGTTGAGCTCGGGGATGTGCACAGAAGTTTTCCAGTTTGATGTGTCATCAGCTTCCAACTCAGGAGCCATTATTCCAGCCACTGCCTCGAGAAACATTTCTGAACAGCAGAAAATGAAATCTACGCAGCTCAGCAAGGGAAGGAACCGCAGAATCCTCCATGGTCTTCCTATTCCCCTTCCTGGATCCTCTCACAACATTTCCGAGGAACAAGCtggaagacaatcacaaaacaAGAACCTGAACTTAAATAATTCAGCATCTTCTGTGGTTGTTTCTGTGCTCGTGGATCCTAGGGAGGCAAGCGATACTGACGTCGATGGTGTGATGGGAACGAAGGCCCTCTCACGAATTTTCGTTGTTGTTCTAATTGACAGTGTCAAGTATGTCACTTACTCATGCATGCTTCCTTTTAAGGGAGCTGCGCCTCACCTAGTGACTACTTGA